The genomic stretch ACTGTATCGAGAAGTGCGGATACACCGTAACCGACAGTATTACCGACTAAAGCAAGTACAACAAAGAGCGCCATGTCTTTCATCGAAAACTCGCCTTTCTCTAAACGACCTTGTGTCAGTTTAGGGAATAAACCGATAATAAGACCAACGATACCAGAGCCTAATACCCACGTTAACCAAACACCCCAACCAGAGAATAAATCTGTAACCCAATGACCGATAAAGCCTACTAAGAAACCAACTAATGGACCAAATAATACCGAGAAGAGTGCAAGCACTGCCATCGCAGGTTTAAGTGTGGTGTTTGCAAACACTGGAATACCAAACATAGGTAGTCCGCCGATGCCATATAACGCAGCACCAATTGCAATCACAACAACGGTTTTAGCTGAAAGATTCATAATAAGCCTTGGGGTAAATTAATACGAAAAATTAAAGGTGAAAATTGTACAGGAATATAGGCTATTAAGGAAATAAACTTGAGGTGGCCTGGTCTTTATAGGTACTTAATCTTCGATGCTGTTTAGATATACGGCAATAATACCGCCTAAACATTGGTTATTTAATAATGACAATAAGGGGGTTATGATTGAAGCTTATGATATTCAAC from Moritella marina ATCC 15381 encodes the following:
- a CDS encoding ECF-type riboflavin transporter substrate-binding protein, whose product is MNLSAKTVVVIAIGAALYGIGGLPMFGIPVFANTTLKPAMAVLALFSVLFGPLVGFLVGFIGHWVTDLFSGWGVWLTWVLGSGIVGLIIGLFPKLTQGRLEKGEFSMKDMALFVVLALVGNTVGYGVSALLDTVLYAEPFTKVMTQLTIIAAGNTVLIAVVGYILLTAFAKRKKQSRNLTEG